In the genome of Nitrososphaerota archaeon, the window ACTCAGCCCTGGAGATAGAGAAGACCGAGTTCTCCGCAGAAATCAGGATCAACGACCCTGAACAAATGCAGCAGTTCATGGACGAGGAGAGCAACATCCTGAAGGGGATGGTCCAGAAGGTCAAGGAGTCAGGGGCGAACGTGCTCATCTGCCAGAAGGGGATCGACGACCTGGCCCAGCACTTCCTAGCAAAGCAAGGGATTCTGACGGTGAGGCGGGTCAAGGAGAGCGACATGTCGAAGCTTGCGAAGGCTACAGGAGCGAGGATGGTCACCAACCTCGACGACCTTACGGCGAAGGACCTCGGATACGCGAAGACTGTTGAAGAGAGGAAGATAGAGGATGACAAGTGGGTCTTCATCGAGGGGTGCAAGAACCCGAAGGCGGTCACAGTGCTCGTGAGAGGCGGGACTCAGCGAATAGTCGACGAGGCGGAGAGGGCGCTGCACGACGCCCTGATGGTGACGAAGGACGTTGTGGAACTTCCAGCGATAGTCGCAGGCGGAGGGGCACCCGAGGAAGAAGTCTCAGTCCAGCTGAGGGCTTGGGCACAGAAGTTGTCCGGAAGAGAGCAGCTGGCCGCGCTGAAGTTCGCCGATGCCATGGAGTCGGTCCCCATGACTCTGGCCGAGAACGCTGGGATGGACGCAATTGACACTCAGGTGGACCTCAGGGCCAGGCACGGAAAGGAGGGCAAGTGGTACGGGGTAGACGCCATGAACGGGAAGGTGGCGGACATGTATGCAAAGTCAATCTGGGAGCCCCTGGCGGTGAAGCTTCAGATCCTCCGAGCGGCAACCGAGGCGGCTTCGATGATCCTGAGGATTGACGACGTAATCGCGGCCAGCAAGATGAGGGCGCCCCCGATGCCGCCAGGCGGCGGCGGAATGGGCGGCATGCCTCCGATGGGCTAGGCGCCGGTCAGCCGAGTTCGAATTCAAAGCTGCTGAAGCGGCCGGTCTTCACGGCCTTGTCGTAGACCATGCTTCCCACGGCCACGTCTTCGAGCGCGACGCCCCCGGACTTGAACAAGGTCTTTCCCCTGGGTTTCATCCTTCCTCCCACTACATCCTTCAGCTCTACCATCTTCCCCCAGTCCGTCGTGCCTGCCTTCACCCCCTGGATCAGGTCTCCGTACTCGACCTTTGCCTGGGCAAGGTCGTCGACTACTATGGTGCCGAAGGCGCCCAGTGCGGAGGGGGCGATCTCAAAGCGGTCCGGGGTGTTCGACCCGCAGATGTTGAGGTGGGACACTTTTCTGATCGACACCCCGTCGATGAAAGGCTGGGTCGACGAGGTGATTGCCGACACTACGTCCGCGCCTTCGAGGGCCTCTGCGGCGGAGTCGAAGGCGGTGGAGTCAAACCCGCGGGCTCCCAAGGCTTCAGCGAAGGACTTTCGGTGCTCTCTGGTGGGGCTCCAGACCCTTACCTCGTGGACTGAGACG includes:
- the thsB gene encoding thermosome subunit beta, whose translation is MSATGQPVIILKEGSGESRGREAQRNNISAAKLIAEVVRTSLGPRGMDKMLVDSMGDVTITNDGATMLKELDIQHPAAKMMVEISKATDNEVGDGTTSAVVFAGALLEKAEDLIDKDVHPVVIVEGYSRAAEKAQSILEEMAEKVDPTSRADLLKIANTSMLTKLVNEDSPHLAGVVVDAILLVADKAEKGFKVDIDNVKVEKKPGGSITDTRLIKGIVLDKEVVHSGMPKKIEEAKIALINSALEIEKTEFSAEIRINDPEQMQQFMDEESNILKGMVQKVKESGANVLICQKGIDDLAQHFLAKQGILTVRRVKESDMSKLAKATGARMVTNLDDLTAKDLGYAKTVEERKIEDDKWVFIEGCKNPKAVTVLVRGGTQRIVDEAERALHDALMVTKDVVELPAIVAGGGAPEEEVSVQLRAWAQKLSGREQLAALKFADAMESVPMTLAENAGMDAIDTQVDLRARHGKEGKWYGVDAMNGKVADMYAKSIWEPLAVKLQILRAATEAASMILRIDDVIAASKMRAPPMPPGGGGMGGMPPMG
- a CDS encoding ornithine cyclodeaminase family protein, whose translation is MGQGRGRREEGRNPNQLTLLLSERDVEGLLKMDEVVFSVEEAFRRQSEGEAENFMRTRTKGRASILSVMHASLSYLGRGGLKCYTSSRKGTRFAFILFDSSDSKPLAVMGADVLGRYRTGAASAVATKHLYGRRSARLAVCGSGKQALTQVLALASVVSVHEVRVWSPTREHRKSFAEALGARGFDSTAFDSAAEALEGADVVSAITSSTQPFIDGVSIRKVSHLNICGSNTPDRFEIAPSALGAFGTIVVDDLAQAKVEYGDLIQGVKAGTTDWGKMVELKDVVGGRMKPRGKTLFKSGGVALEDVAVGSMVYDKAVKTGRFSSFEFELG